ATTCCGGCCAGCGTTTCGTTGGCGTCGTTCTTGGCCTTGTCGAGCACCTGCTGCGCCTGGCTGCCCGCCTGCTTCAGGGTTTCGGCCACCACGGCCGACGCGGCCTGCTGGGCAATCGGCTCGGCCTTGTCGCAGGCAGCCAGCCCGAGCGCCAGCGGCAACAGCAGGAAGTAAGACACGCGCATCGTTCACTCCTTATCGGTATTCAACAGGGATTGGTGGCCGGCGCCGGGCGCAAGTTCCCCGCCGGCCACCTTGCAACGCAGGCGATCAGCCTGCGGCAACGATCCGCAGGTGCCGTGAAGCCTTCACGGGCCAGAATTGCATGCAGGCCGGCCGGCAACCGGGCTTTCGTCGGCCCAAGCGGACGGACGGGCCATCCGGACGGGGCAAAGTGTGCCCGGCGGGGCGCACAGGCGTATACATGAAGAATACCCAGCGATGCATCAGGGACGGAGCAGCATCTCGACATGGAACAGGAGCCCGATCATGAGCCGGACATATATCGATTGTCGCGATTACCCGGGCAGCGCCTGCTCGGTGAAAATTTCGGCCGACAGCAAGGATGAACTCCTCAAGGCCGCCATCGAACATGCCGTGCACGCACACGGCTACGACGACACCCCCGAGCTGCGCTCGCAGCTCGCCGCGATGTTCAAGGATGAACCGGGTAGCGCCGAAACCCGCCTGGCGGCCTGACACGCCAGGGTCAGCCCATCCGCGGAGGCAACCGGAACCGGTTGCCTCTTTTTTTGAATGTTCCATTCAGAACAAACAGTTACCGTCGTTGTGAGCTTGCTCACAAGCCTTTCTGCGTGCCGTGGGTATGCTGGCATCAGGAGTACACGATAAAGGCAAGGCAGCAGTGGCTGCCGCCGGCCGGGCCAACACCGGCAGTACGTAGAAAGGAGGTACACATGAAGCACATCCTGATTCGCAGCG
This window of the Jeongeupia sp. USM3 genome carries:
- a CDS encoding DUF1059 domain-containing protein; this translates as MSRTYIDCRDYPGSACSVKISADSKDELLKAAIEHAVHAHGYDDTPELRSQLAAMFKDEPGSAETRLAA